The following coding sequences lie in one Psychrobacter arenosus genomic window:
- a CDS encoding rhodanese-like domain-containing protein yields the protein MGNHPFLFGLLGVLIVLFFTIENKRSGKKVSPNTLGMMVNSQNAQLIDVRAKNKFETGYIQGSRNIPFTQLKDRMDEIRAIENPIIIICDMGVQAGAAVQLIGKDNVFRLEGGINGWQAAGMPLVGAKGGNKKPVLSKSK from the coding sequence ATGGGCAACCACCCTTTCCTATTTGGACTGTTGGGTGTGCTTATTGTCTTGTTTTTCACTATTGAAAATAAACGCAGTGGCAAAAAAGTTTCTCCCAATACTTTGGGGATGATGGTGAACTCCCAAAATGCACAGTTGATCGATGTGCGCGCCAAAAATAAATTTGAGACCGGCTATATTCAAGGCAGCCGCAACATTCCCTTTACCCAATTAAAAGACCGTATGGACGAAATCCGTGCGATCGAAAACCCAATTATCATTATTTGTGATATGGGTGTCCAGGCAGGTGCCGCTGTACAATTGATTGGTAAAGACAATGTCTTTCGTTTAGAAGGCGGTATCAATGGTTGGCAAGCTGCCGGTATGCCACTCGTCGGTGCCAAAGGCGGTAACAAAAAGCCTGTATTGAGTAAAAGCAAATAG
- the adk gene encoding adenylate kinase: MRIILLGPPGAGKGTQAQFISKKFDIPQISTGDMLRAAIKEGSELGRKAQDVMKAGGLVSDDLIINLVKERIAKPDCVNGCIFDGFPRTIPQAQALADAGVEIDNVVEIRVPDDEIVQRLSGRRQHPGSGRVYHLQHNPPKNEGLDDVTGEELIQRDDDKEEVIRERLATYHEQTSTLVGFYQDKAKESGAAPHYHQFDGTQGIETVKEQILSALD, encoded by the coding sequence ATGCGTATTATTTTGTTAGGGCCACCAGGCGCCGGTAAGGGCACTCAGGCGCAATTTATCTCTAAAAAGTTTGATATTCCGCAAATTTCTACCGGCGATATGCTTCGCGCTGCTATCAAAGAAGGCAGTGAGTTGGGCCGTAAAGCTCAAGACGTTATGAAAGCTGGCGGACTGGTATCGGATGACTTGATCATCAACCTAGTAAAAGAACGTATCGCAAAGCCTGATTGTGTGAATGGCTGTATTTTTGACGGTTTCCCGCGTACTATCCCTCAAGCGCAAGCTTTAGCGGATGCTGGGGTAGAGATTGATAATGTGGTAGAAATCCGCGTACCGGATGACGAGATTGTCCAGCGTCTATCAGGCCGTCGTCAGCATCCAGGCTCGGGTCGTGTCTATCATTTACAGCACAATCCACCTAAAAACGAAGGCTTGGATGATGTGACTGGTGAAGAGCTGATTCAACGTGATGACGATAAAGAAGAAGTGATTCGTGAGCGCCTAGCGACTTACCATGAGCAGACTTCTACGCTAGTGGGTTTCTATCAAGACAAAGCTAAAGAGAGTGGGGCAGCGCCGCATTATCATCAGTTTGATGGTACTCAAGGTATTGAAACGGTAAAAGAGCAAATCCTATCTGCTTTAGACTAA
- the ccmI gene encoding c-type cytochrome biogenesis protein CcmI: MSVFSTLGLFISLSLLIALLLALIVIVPWLRSSSKMDQVDNQLVDINIDVFKSRLAEIVTDRDTGVINESQYQVQKTELERQLIAAEQQATPMNSPGIKSRLIIMIWVPILAGLAYYLISDRSDVFKMWHAQDSVGQVADDLLTGKIDQPPEWAVEDGTALISAMQTNVYSHADDPDRWMRLSELFLSLEATDSALEALSRAYRLSPDDIGIATTYAQISFFAKGGSLDESSRRVLQGVLQKQPDHEGAQMLLAMGEARAGNFEQAQGWIRKLRASIAQKPGDHTSALASLDELKANIAMQQEQASAGVAVNVSVNPSLLPLIKAEDVLFVAIRAAAGGPPYAAKRIPVTSLTNGSIAINLSDADAMMPDRTLESARTAGEQLVLTARVSQSGNAISQSGDLSANPVVLPKDQKQVNIEINSQVP; the protein is encoded by the coding sequence ATGAGTGTATTTTCAACGCTAGGGCTATTTATTTCCTTAAGCCTATTGATCGCGCTGCTGTTGGCATTGATTGTCATTGTTCCTTGGTTGCGCTCCAGCAGTAAAATGGATCAGGTAGACAACCAGTTGGTTGATATTAATATCGACGTGTTTAAGTCACGCTTGGCGGAGATTGTGACGGACAGAGACACGGGCGTGATTAATGAAAGTCAGTATCAAGTGCAAAAGACCGAGCTTGAGCGCCAGTTAATCGCCGCTGAACAGCAAGCCACCCCTATGAATTCGCCAGGGATTAAAAGTCGTCTTATCATTATGATCTGGGTGCCTATTTTGGCAGGTCTAGCTTATTACTTGATTAGCGATCGCAGTGATGTGTTTAAAATGTGGCATGCTCAAGATAGCGTAGGCCAAGTCGCTGATGACTTACTAACGGGTAAGATTGATCAGCCACCCGAGTGGGCCGTTGAAGACGGTACAGCACTAATTTCTGCGATGCAGACCAACGTTTATAGTCATGCAGATGATCCGGACCGTTGGATGCGTTTGTCCGAGTTATTTTTATCGTTAGAAGCTACCGATTCAGCGCTAGAAGCCCTATCTAGAGCTTATCGTCTATCTCCTGATGATATCGGTATTGCAACCACTTATGCGCAGATTAGCTTCTTTGCTAAAGGCGGCAGTCTCGATGAAAGCAGCCGCCGTGTCTTGCAAGGCGTCTTACAAAAGCAGCCTGACCATGAGGGCGCACAAATGCTCTTGGCTATGGGTGAGGCGCGTGCAGGTAATTTTGAGCAGGCGCAAGGGTGGATACGTAAATTGCGCGCTAGTATTGCGCAAAAGCCGGGCGACCATACCTCAGCTTTGGCGAGCTTAGATGAGCTTAAAGCCAATATTGCTATGCAACAAGAACAAGCTTCAGCGGGCGTAGCGGTCAACGTCAGTGTTAATCCAAGCTTACTGCCGCTGATTAAAGCGGAAGATGTCTTGTTTGTGGCGATTCGTGCGGCGGCTGGTGGACCACCGTATGCGGCGAAGCGTATCCCGGTCACTAGTCTGACCAATGGCAGTATCGCTATTAATCTAAGCGATGCCGATGCTATGATGCCCGATCGCACTTTGGAGAGCGCCCGTACAGCTGGTGAGCAGTTGGTCTTAACGGCCCGAGTCAGCCAATCTGGCAACGCTATCAGTCAGTCCGGCGATTTATCGGCTAACCCTGTAGTATTACCCAAAGATCAGAAGCAGGTGAATATTGAAATTAACAGTCAAGTACCTTAA
- the grxC gene encoding glutaredoxin 3 produces MTVPVIVYSTPICPYCSNAKQLLTSKGVEYQEIGMHDMSREERMELMQKTNNYRTVPQIFVGDTFVGGFDELNKLNQAGKLDEMLNA; encoded by the coding sequence ATGACCGTCCCTGTTATCGTTTACTCTACCCCTATCTGCCCATACTGCTCAAATGCCAAGCAATTATTAACGTCTAAAGGCGTTGAGTATCAAGAGATTGGTATGCACGACATGAGCCGTGAAGAGCGTATGGAATTGATGCAAAAAACCAATAACTACCGCACTGTGCCGCAAATCTTTGTGGGTGACACTTTCGTTGGTGGTTTTGATGAGTTGAACAAGTTAAACCAAGCAGGTAAGCTTGATGAGATGTTAAACGCTTAA
- the secB gene encoding protein-export chaperone SecB, with product MADEQAQPQLALERIYVKDMSLEVPGAEVFTKEWNPELDINLSSNADKLDDDHYQVVLTVNVTAKNSDTTAFIAEVHQAGIFLLQNIPEDQIGQILGAYCPNVLFPYAREVISDIVTRGSFPQLLLAPVNFDQAYAQSQQQIAGEGNA from the coding sequence ATGGCTGACGAACAAGCCCAACCACAGCTAGCTTTAGAGCGTATTTATGTAAAAGATATGTCTTTAGAAGTGCCTGGCGCTGAAGTTTTCACTAAAGAGTGGAACCCAGAGCTCGACATCAACTTGTCTAGCAATGCTGACAAATTAGATGACGACCATTATCAAGTAGTCCTAACTGTAAACGTTACGGCGAAGAACTCTGACACTACAGCTTTTATCGCTGAAGTCCATCAGGCGGGTATTTTCTTATTGCAAAATATCCCTGAAGATCAAATTGGTCAGATCCTAGGGGCTTATTGCCCGAATGTCTTGTTCCCATACGCTCGTGAAGTCATCAGCGACATCGTGACGCGTGGCAGCTTCCCACAGCTATTGCTTGCTCCGGTTAACTTTGACCAAGCTTATGCGCAAAGCCAACAGCAAATCGCTGGTGAAGGCAACGCTTAA
- a CDS encoding cytochrome c-type biogenesis protein: MPMTSYAEIEVYEFKSDQQEAQYRGLIEEFRCPKCQNQNLAGSDAPIAQDLKQKTYDMIQDGRTDAEIRQFMQERYGDFISYKPPVRPSTWVLWFFPPLLLILILGGWFWRTQRRRHRSNTVVDTSKGRGQLSPEEQATLDRLLASRTASKTPAEQQPAAEQKTPLNHTTAIGQDDPSSQEKGASS, from the coding sequence ATGCCTATGACCAGCTATGCTGAAATCGAGGTTTATGAGTTTAAAAGTGATCAGCAAGAAGCGCAGTATCGCGGGCTAATCGAAGAGTTTCGCTGCCCCAAATGTCAGAACCAAAACTTGGCAGGCTCAGATGCGCCTATTGCCCAAGACCTTAAGCAAAAGACCTACGACATGATTCAAGATGGGCGTACGGATGCTGAGATTCGTCAATTTATGCAAGAGCGTTACGGGGACTTTATCAGCTATAAGCCACCAGTGCGCCCGTCAACTTGGGTGCTGTGGTTCTTTCCTCCTTTATTGCTTATCTTAATCTTGGGCGGTTGGTTCTGGCGCACCCAACGCCGTCGCCATCGCAGCAACACCGTGGTCGATACTTCCAAAGGTCGCGGGCAACTCTCGCCAGAGGAGCAAGCCACTTTAGACCGCCTTTTGGCCAGTCGTACCGCCAGTAAGACGCCTGCTGAGCAGCAACCAGCAGCAGAGCAAAAAACACCGTTAAACCATACCACTGCTATCGGTCAAGACGATCCAAGTAGTCAAGAAAAAGGGGCATCGTCATGA
- the rsgA gene encoding ribosome small subunit-dependent GTPase A, whose translation MALIRKRKLTKQQIRRIEKQQLDQQDSLDDSLMDGVVMAHYGKQLEVQITSLPNVIPEKPEVAADDPDPFWQPIELHDIWRCHARTNLPMLVAGDHVRWIADSNTGFGRIESVAPRTSLVSRPDRYHKLKPVAANVDILAIVFAPLPMAAPSLIDRYLVVCHHAGVRPLLVLNKADLLAQEAYASVQTLLDDYEALGYETVLTSVDCPENLLSQQSTETSASNGKEDVISQQGLQALKAKIDHKLVIFAGQSGVGKSTLINALLPESEQSVNVISENSKLGQHTTTTSRLLPFVTEDLSQGGIVDTPGIREYGIWHLTPDDIISGFIELAPLSAECKFRDCKHTQNAKGCALWEAVENGEVLQRRVENLVVLQAEADTKDY comes from the coding sequence ATGGCATTAATTCGAAAACGCAAACTGACCAAACAGCAGATTCGCCGTATCGAAAAGCAACAACTCGACCAGCAAGACAGCTTGGATGACAGCCTAATGGATGGCGTCGTCATGGCGCACTATGGCAAACAGTTGGAAGTGCAGATTACTAGCCTGCCCAACGTCATCCCAGAAAAGCCGGAAGTGGCCGCAGATGACCCCGACCCTTTTTGGCAGCCTATCGAACTGCATGATATTTGGCGCTGTCACGCCCGTACTAACCTGCCGATGTTGGTCGCCGGGGACCATGTGCGCTGGATTGCGGACTCGAATACCGGGTTTGGCCGGATTGAATCGGTAGCGCCGCGTACTTCCTTAGTGTCGCGCCCTGACCGTTATCATAAGCTCAAACCTGTCGCTGCTAATGTCGATATTCTCGCCATTGTCTTTGCGCCATTACCGATGGCTGCGCCTAGCTTAATCGACCGCTATCTTGTCGTCTGCCACCATGCAGGTGTACGGCCACTATTGGTATTAAATAAAGCCGATTTACTTGCGCAAGAAGCTTATGCTTCAGTACAGACGCTATTGGATGACTACGAGGCTTTGGGCTATGAGACAGTATTAACCTCAGTAGATTGCCCTGAAAATTTACTCAGTCAGCAGTCTACTGAAACCTCTGCTAGTAATGGCAAAGAAGACGTTATCTCACAGCAAGGGTTACAGGCTTTAAAGGCTAAAATTGACCATAAACTGGTTATCTTTGCAGGACAATCTGGCGTGGGCAAGAGTACCTTGATTAACGCCCTACTGCCTGAGTCTGAGCAAAGCGTCAACGTGATTTCGGAAAACTCTAAATTGGGTCAGCATACCACCACGACCAGCAGACTTTTACCTTTTGTCACTGAAGACTTAAGCCAAGGCGGTATTGTCGATACCCCTGGCATTCGCGAATATGGTATTTGGCATTTGACCCCAGACGATATTATCTCTGGTTTTATCGAGTTAGCTCCCTTATCCGCTGAGTGTAAATTCCGCGATTGCAAACATACGCAAAACGCCAAAGGCTGCGCGCTTTGGGAAGCAGTTGAGAATGGCGAAGTTTTACAACGCCGCGTTGAGAACTTAGTGGTGTTGCAAGCAGAAGCGGATACGAAAGACTACTAA
- a CDS encoding DsbE family thiol:disulfide interchange protein, producing the protein MEKQQLKLWFLIPLIVFIGLIIMLFFRLGKPTEIETNTALERPVPTFELPLLSDTSRTIKTSQLPNKPYLINIWGSWCPTCIVEHPFLLELKERGVDIVGVNYKDEIGDALNYLNGRGDPYLLSVQDKSGQFALDLGLTGAPETFVVDGKGVIRQHIVGEVNEVNWQERMAPCMMVLNKANSDKSSIEEACR; encoded by the coding sequence ATGGAAAAGCAGCAGTTAAAGCTTTGGTTTTTGATTCCATTGATTGTGTTTATTGGTCTGATCATAATGTTGTTTTTTCGCTTAGGAAAGCCAACCGAGATTGAGACCAATACCGCCTTAGAGCGTCCTGTACCCACTTTTGAGCTGCCTTTATTGTCGGATACTTCACGGACGATAAAGACCTCACAGCTGCCAAATAAGCCTTATTTAATCAATATCTGGGGCTCATGGTGCCCAACGTGTATCGTTGAGCATCCCTTTCTTTTAGAGCTAAAAGAGCGCGGTGTCGATATCGTTGGCGTCAACTATAAAGATGAGATTGGCGATGCGCTAAATTATCTCAATGGGCGTGGCGACCCGTATCTGTTATCGGTGCAAGATAAATCAGGACAGTTTGCCTTAGATTTAGGCTTGACCGGTGCTCCTGAGACCTTCGTCGTAGATGGCAAAGGGGTCATTCGTCAGCACATCGTGGGTGAGGTGAATGAGGTCAATTGGCAAGAGCGTATGGCGCCTTGCATGATGGTGCTGAATAAAGCGAATAGCGATAAGTCGAGTATTGAGGAGGCATGTCGATGA